A genome region from Vicinamibacteria bacterium includes the following:
- the speD gene encoding adenosylmethionine decarboxylase, with protein MNVALGKHLIAELWVRNPRLIDDSDYVRDALAAASRSGDFTVLDLTAHSFAPHGVTAFALLSESHISIHTWPEYGYAAVDIFTCAGSPRKALAELERRLDVEEMEVRELDRGRMGSPSSRPPRSSRDGAMDLSAAV; from the coding sequence ATGAACGTAGCTCTGGGTAAACACTTGATCGCCGAACTCTGGGTTCGGAACCCACGACTGATCGACGACTCGGATTACGTCCGAGACGCCCTGGCCGCTGCGTCGAGGAGCGGCGACTTCACCGTGCTCGACCTGACCGCTCACTCATTTGCCCCACATGGCGTCACCGCCTTCGCGCTCCTTTCCGAATCCCACATATCGATTCATACCTGGCCCGAGTACGGATACGCAGCGGTGGATATCTTCACCTGTGCTGGGTCTCCCCGAAAGGCCCTCGCCGAGCTGGAAAGGAGACTCGATGTCGAGGAGATGGAAGTCCGAGAGCTGGACCGCGGCCGCATGGGATCACCTTCATCGAGGCCGCCACGTTCTTCTCGGGACGGAGCCATGGATCTTTCGGCAGCGGTCTGA